In a single window of the Diachasmimorpha longicaudata isolate KC_UGA_2023 chromosome 16, iyDiaLong2, whole genome shotgun sequence genome:
- the LOC135170272 gene encoding phospholipase A-2-activating protein has product MDSADYKLNCTLTGHSADVRAIACFDDGTLVSASRDKTARVWRPSQEGREYTTTEILKGHKSFVSSLCVLNPSPKNPQSLIITGSNDKSINIYILGEESPTRTINAHEDTVCNLRTGQEDGTFLSSSWDLSAKLWSLENPEEPRLILRGHSLSVWCVADLKSGLIITGSADKLVIVWSREGTILQKLEGHTDCVRDIAVIKDDEFLTCSNDTTVKHWSVLAGECLGTYSGHENFIYSIFTLPNAATVVTCGEDKTVKLWKNGENCQTIAIPATSIWCVRILSNGDIAAGSSDGIIRIFSANSDRHASPEVLEAWKTAVSDDQAQSRLSLNDQIKLNELPDAAALSVPGKKDGQTLMVKEGGQGIAYSWSARDQTWVRMGEIVGTTEGNAKTMYNGVEYDYVFSVDVQDGFPPLKLPYNKTDDPWQAAQKFIHQHELSQMFLDQVANFIVKNSSSTPALQPSSSYADPFTGGSRYIPGSGLPNAPKPTTSVPNPDPFTGITASSSHQEAPPAATVYIPHRSYLRLEQANAAAILNKLQEFNSKLVNTDKMPEEKVEALVNLISKDISDESAEEVTALWNILEDWPPEFSFPALDIARLAVLHPSSNRCICSEKLFPIVQRHMSSEAVAANQMLTFRLLANMFTQEDGEKFGLSCSDDILNLIVNLESFGSKNNQVAASTYMLNLSVALNKQDDVQKKIRALGVILTILPNLTEIEAIFRTLVALGTLIAGTSGDDRNQLIHALTSLASAVNRLQTMEKNRSMHDPHGKVAKCCSEILALIA; this is encoded by the exons ATGGATTCAGCTGATTACAAGTTGAATTGTACATTAACCGGACATTCGGCAGATGTCCGGGCTATCGCTTGTTTCGACGATGGAACTTTAGTGTCAGCATCGCGTGACAAGACCGCACGTGTGTGGAGGCCAAGCCA AGAAGGACGTGAATACACGACGACAGAGATCTTAAAAGGCCACAAAAGTTTCGTCAGCTCGCTATGTGTCCTGAATCCCTCTCCGAAGAATCCCCAAAGCCTTATAATAACAGGAAGCAACGACAAATCCATAAACATATACATTCTCGGCGAAGAAAGCCCCACTCGAACGATAAACGCCCACGAGGACACAGTTTGCAATTTGCGAACAGGCCAGGAGGATGGTACATTCTTATCAAGTTCCTGGGACCTCAGTGCCAAGCTCTGGAGCCTGGAGAATCCCGAGGAACCAAGACTGATCCTCCGCGGGCACTCTTTGAGCGTCTGGTGTGTGGCAGATCTAAAGAGCGGCTTAATTATAACAGGTTCAGCTGATAAATTAGTAATTGTTTGGTCCAGAGAGGGTACGATCCTGCAAAAGCTCGAGGGTCATACAGACTGCGTTCGGGATATTGCTGTCATCAAAGACGATGAGTTTCTCACGTGTTCCAACGACACGACCGTCAAACACTGGAGCGTACTAGCTGGCGAGTGCCTCGGTACTTACTCCGGTCACGAGAATTTCATTTACTCGATATTTACTCTTCCAAATGCAGCCACAGTGGTAACATGTGGTGAAGATAAGACTGTGAAGCTCTGGAAAAATGGCGAGAATTGCCAGACAATTGCCATTCCTGCTACCTCCATCTGGTGTGTCAGAATTCTGTCGAATGGTGACATCGCGGCTGGTTCCTCCGATGGAATCATCAGGATATTCTCAGCTAATTCTGATCGCCACGCCAGCCCTGAGGTGCTCGAGGCCTGGAAAACGGCGGTGTCTGACGACCAGGCCCAATCCCGTCTGTCGTTGAACGATCAGATCAAGCTCAATGAGCTGCCTGATGCTGCTGCACTCAGTGTTCCCGGCAAAAAGGATGGACAGACTCTGATGGTTAAGGAGGGGGGCCAGGGAATTGCATACAGCTGGTCTGCGAGGGATCAGACGTGGGTGAGGATGGGCGAAATCGTCGGAACTACCGAGGGAAATGCAAAAACTATGTACAATGGGGTGGAATACGATTATGTGTTTTCTGTGGATGTTCAGGATGGTTTTCCACCTCTAAAACTACCGTACAATAAGACTGACGATCCGTGGCAAGCTGCACAGAAGTTTATACATCAACATGAGCTGAGCCAGATGTTTTTAGATCAG GTTGCCAATttcatcgtgaaaaattcgagCAGCACTCCAGCCCTCCAGCCTTCCTCCAGTTACGCCGATCCCTTCACTGGTGGTAGTCGTTACATCCCAGGCTCAGGACTGCCCAATGCCCCCAAGCCAACTACATCGGTTCCTAACCCGGATCCCTTCACTGGTATCACAGCTTCATCTTCACACCAAGAGGCACCTCCCGCAGCAACAGTTTACATCCCCCATCGAAGCTATCTAAGGCTAGAGCAGGCAAATGCTGCTGCTATTCTGAATAAACTCCAAGAATTCAACTCGAAACTTGTAAATACAGATAAAATGCCTGAGGAGAAGGTGGAGGCTCTGGTGAATTTAATAAGCAAAGATATTTCTGACGAGAGTGCAGAGGAAGTAACTGCTTTATGGAATATCCTCGAGGATTGGCCACCAGAATTTTCTTTCCCAGCTCTTGATATTGCTCGTCTAGCTGTCCTCCACCCATCATCCAATCGATGCATATGCTCagagaaattatttccaattgtTCAGCGACACATGTCTAGTGAGGCTGTTGCAGCCAATCAAATGCTCACATTCAGATTGTTAGCCAACATGTTTACTCAGGAGGATGGAGAAAAATTTGGACTCAGTTGCAGTGATGATATTCTAAATCTAATCGTCAATTTAGAATCATTTGGCAGTAAAAATAATCAg gTTGCAGCTTCAACGTACATGCTCAATTTGAGTGTTGCACTGAATAAACAGGACGAtgtacagaaaaaaatccgaGCCCTCGGTGTTATATTAACAATACTACCAAACTTGACTGAAATTGAAGCAATTTTCCGTACGCTCGTTGCACTGGGTACTTTGATAGCGGGCACATCGGGTGATGATCggaatcaattaattcatgCCCTTACAAGCCTCGCATCTGCAGTTAATCGTTTACAAACAATGGAAAAGAATAGATCTATGCACGATCCCCATGGAAAAGTCGCGAAATGCTGCTCTGAAATACTTGCTTTAATTGCGTGA
- the Bora gene encoding protein aurora borealis, which yields MEQMQLTPCKTLEQHEPTSPRSPHKTPSRKDKPTTYHATAASFTLIPNHRTPPSGITRFMARNPFDADLTNRLHLSVISPTIFSKVSPKVQGSPAFAWTIDELAIMTPAMIDEFPVQQNHSSDPDMEIHAQQAIDKFFSESQIHPSPWKLKKETQPLVVMTPTTRPVEALSISRVSQIATKDCATQTVLTLPPVLPKDLEDALKPYFTYTQDQNTPSDTDDANSSNNSLRRKLFFTHDESSDDDDESSFILSPLKPSSPPQSGMMVHGTPLRGRPYNMQRNHGTPYTNSKHLSPLNMSPICNPTLDMSCQSIQSHRRSVTRLDFTPFMSIDVSSSEEKDSEETPTSLTHPGTIFEESLESHSPAPLTKNNTIEMVSLLQESTSFNPAIPITIEVSKIDRVKETTDWYRNTSNESIGGQKHGITLLRSNYSEQSSAFNFAQDTGYQTYSMNNTSDNRSITPLKKQATWSERITSISEIDEVKSSNWKENLENMYSSTPSKYGRQRTN from the exons ATGGAGCAAATGCAGTTGACACCTTGTAAGACCCTGGAGCAGCACGAACCTACATCTCCCAGGAGTCCTCACAAGACACCCAGCAGGAAGGACAAGCCCACGACATACCATGCGACAGCTGCGAGCTTTACTCTCATCCCCAATCACAGAACTCCACCCTCGGGAATCACGAGGTTTATGGCAAGGAATCCCTTCGATGCAGATCTCACGAATCGTTTGCATCTCTCGGTAATCAGTCCAACGATATTCAGCAAG GTTTCACCGAAGGTACAAGGCTCCCCAGCCTTCGCCTGGACGATTGACGAGCTGGCAATCATGACCCCAGCCATGATTGACGAATTTCCTGTCCAACAAAACCACTCTTCTGATCCTGACATGGAAATTCATGCTCAACAAGCCATCGAcaaatttttcagtgaatcaCAAATCCACCCAAGCCCCTGGAAGTTGAAGAAGGAGACTCAACCACTAGTGGTCATGACTCCAACAACCAGACCAGTGGAAGCATTGAGTATCAGCAGAGTATCCCAAATCGCCACGAAAGACT GTGCAACCCAAACAGTATTAACCCTACCCCCGGTTCTTCCCAAGGACCTCGAAGACGCTCTAAAGCCCTATTTCACCTACACTCAGGACCAGAACACCCCTTCCGACACCGACGACGCCAACTCCAGTAACAATTCCCTtcgtagaaaattatttttcactcacgACGAGTCCAGTGACGACGACGACGAAAGTTCCTTTATCCTGTCCCCCCTGAAGCCCTCGAGCCCACCCCAGAGTGGAATGATGGTGCATGGAACACCCCTCCGAGGTCGTCCTTACAATATGCAACGTAATCACGGCACTCCATACACAAATTCCAAACATCTCTCTCCCTTGAACATGTCACCAATTTGCAATCCCACCCTGGACATGTCGTGCCAGAGTATTCAGTCTCACCGACGTTCTGTGACTCGTCTGGACTTCACCCCATTTATGAGCATAGATGTCTCCTCGTCTGAGGAGAAAGACTCCGAGGAGACTCCAACATCATTGACTCATCCAGGGACCATCTTCGAGGAGAGTCTTGAGTCCCACAGTCCAGCGCCTCTCACCAAAAACAACACTATTGAGATGGTTTCACTTCTTCAGGAGTCTACTTCCTTCAACCCCGCGATTCCCATCACTATTGAGGTAAGTAAGATCGACAGAGTCAAGGAGACCACCGACTGGTACAGAAATACCTCCAACGAGAGCATCGGCGGACAGAAACATGGAATTACTCTCCTCAGATCTAATTATTCAGAACAAAGCAGTGCCTTCAATTTTGCTCAGGACACTGGCTATCAAACCTACAGTATGAATAATACCTCTGACAATCGCAGTATTACTCCACTAAAAAAACAGGCCACTTGGAGTGAGAGAATTACTTCCATCAGTGAAATTGACGAGGTCAAGTCCTCCAACTGGAAGGAAAATTTGGAGAACATGTACAGTTCCACTCCCTCGAAATACGGCAGGCAGAGAACTAATTAA
- the LOC135170335 gene encoding peptidyl-prolyl cis-trans isomerase D isoform X2, with protein sequence MEKNYITREPSSTKFMIQGGDIINFDGSGGESIYGGYFEDESFETSHSVKGLLSTVNEGKPDTNNSQFIITTEPSSHLDGTNVVFGKVIRGMGVVQELNDTLEIIKDKPVQKVEIMDCGELRRGENWGICENDQTADIYPLYPEDWDYALETDEEKIDYKHVMESIQHIKLSGNSYFKEKNYKKARAKYKKSLRYYDWLKKNHTIPEDGSEPLHNLWVSILLNLSATEIKLQQYKEALKLSNVVLDVEPSNSKALFRRSQSHMGLNEYELSLADLQSANTFTPNNPEILRELEKVKKTIDSYLAVEKSTFKRMFQI encoded by the exons TTCATGATTCAGGGAGGTGACATAATAAATTTCGATGGCTCCGGTGGTGAGAGCATCTACGGAGGATACTTCGAGGATGAAAGTTTCGAGACATCTCACTCTGTGAAAGGTCTTCTCAGTACAGTGAACGAGGGAAAACCAGACACCAATAATTCTCAGTTCATTATCACAACAGAGCCGAGCTCCCACCTGGATGGGACAAATGTTGTGTTTGGGAAGGTCATAAGGGGAATGGGAGTTGTCCAGGAGTTGAACGACACCCTTGAAATTATTAAAGATAAACCTGTCCAG AAAGTGGAGATCATGGATTGTGGAGAATTGAGAAGAGGAGAGAATTGGGGTATCTGTGAGAATGATCAGACTGCAGATATTTATCCTCTATATCCAGAAGACTGGGATTATGCACTCGAAACAgacgaagaaaaaatcgat TACAAGCACGTGATGGAGTCTATACAGCACATAAAACTCTCAGGGAATTCctatttcaaagaaaaaaactaCAAAAAGGCTAGAGCGAAGTATAAAAAATCCTTACGTTACTACGACTGGCTGAAAAAAAACCACACTATTCCTGAGGATGGCAGTGAGCCTCTTCACAATCTCTGGGTCTCAATCCTCCTGAACTTGTCGGctacagaaataaaattacaacAATATAAGGAAGCTTTGAAGCTGTCCAATGTT GTCCTGGATGTTGAGCCAAGCAATAGTAAAGCTCTGTTTCGTCGAAGCCAATCGCACATGGGCCTCAACGAATACGAGCTTAGCCTTGCCGATCTTCAATCAGCAAATACGTTCACTCCCAATAATCCAGAGATCCTTCGAGAGCtggagaaagtgaaaaaaacaaTAGACTCCTATCTGGCTGTTGAGAAAAGCACCTTCAAACGTATGTTTCAGATATGA